One stretch of Harmonia axyridis chromosome 1, icHarAxyr1.1, whole genome shotgun sequence DNA includes these proteins:
- the LOC123674731 gene encoding uncharacterized protein LOC123674731, whose translation MEKLKFTFKMLAASDGKSNVLCVTRITTTDGNTFKIPNEYSNALLHVELLKTAAYTKIKKTCSQRGQTRRVWVSLTKEMRNTYFDEDGNIQFESVYLEEVSEESSDTTTSTSAPEHSLEKLLEKILKKNQENSGERNVGKLATEFTIGKFDGKNANAEQWLRSFEKECERFEIDENCNKIEILKSFMEKVAADWYDCTLLKLTITAEWNDWRENFCKTFSCKGWSPIKYAIAFRYQAGSLLEYSMKKEKLLLQVRKTMDSDTLVDLIAMGLPNFILDKIDREKIVKSEDLHNELNKLEHLTMKKNSEVKKFKPDFKGKTEKIPCKICKDNNKGTRFHPEMECWFRDPEKKGNKLRQVNNLTLDVELSTDDTKN comes from the coding sequence ATGGAAAAGTTGAAGTTCACATTCAAAATGCTGGCTGCTTCAGATGGAAAGTCAAATGTGCTTTGTGTGACCAGAATAACTACAACGGATggaaatacattcaaaatcccaAATGAGTATTCAAATGCATTATTACATGTAGAATTACTAAAAACTGCGGcatatacaaaaatcaagaaaacttGCTCACAAAGAGGCCAAACAAGGAGAGTGTGGGTGAGTTTAACAAAAGAAATGAGAAATACTTATTTCGATGAGGATGGAAATATCCAGTTTGAAAGCGTATACTTAGAGGAAGTGAGTGAAGAAAGCAGTGACACAACTACAAGTACTAGTGCTCCAGAACATTCATTAGAAAAATTATTAGAGAAGATACTGAAGAAAAACCAAGAAAATAGTGGAGAGAGAAATGTGGGTAAATTGGCCACAGAATTTACTATCggaaaatttgatggaaaaaatgCAAATGCAGAGCAATGGTTAAGAAGTTTTGAAAAAGAATGTGAAAGattcgaaattgatgaaaattgtaataaaatagaaattttgaaatcatttatggAAAAAGTTGCTGCAGATTGGTATGATTGTACTCTATTGAAACTCACTATCACAGCAGAATGGAATGATTGGAGAGAAAATTTTTGTAAGACTTTCTCATGTAAAGGTTGGTCTCCAATAAAATATGCAATAGCATTTAGATATCAAGCGGGCTCACTATTAGAATATtctatgaagaaggaaaaattaCTATTACAAGTAAGAAAAACTATGGATAGTGATACGCTTGTTGATCTTATTGCTATGGGTTTACCCAACTTCATATTAGACAAAATTGATagagaaaaaatagtaaaatctGAAGATCtacataatgaattgaataaattagaacatttaaccatgaaaaaaaattcagaagtcAAAAAGTTTAAGCCTGACTTTAAAGGAAAAACGGAAAAAATACCTTGTAAAATATGCAAAGATAATAACAAAGGAACAAGATTTCATCCCGAAATGGAATGCTGGTTTAGAGACCCAGAAAAGAAAGGTAACAAACTGAGACAAGTAAATAACTTAACTTTAGATGTAGAATTAAGTACCGATGATACAAAAAACTAA